A region of Gracilinanus agilis isolate LMUSP501 chromosome 3, AgileGrace, whole genome shotgun sequence DNA encodes the following proteins:
- the GPR12 gene encoding G-protein coupled receptor 12 produces the protein MNEDLKVNLSWLPQDHLEASSPENVSAAVSSQIPVIEPEPELIVNPWDIVLCTSGTLISCENAIVVLIIFHNPSLRAPMFLLIGSLALADLLAGIGLIINFIFAYLLQSEATKLVTIGLIVASFSASVCSLLAITVDRYLSLYYALTYNSERTVTFTYVMLIMLWGASICLGLLPVMGWNCLKDESTCSVIRPLTKNNAAILSVSFLLMFALMLQLYIQICKIVMRHAHQIALQHHFLATSHYVTTRKGVSTLAIILGTFAACWMPFTLYSLIADYTYPSIYTYATLLPATYNSIINPVIYAFRNQEIQKALWLICCGCIPSNLSQRARSPSDV, from the coding sequence ATGAATGAAGACCTGAAGGTTAATTTAAGCTGGCTGCCTCAGGATCATTTAGAAGCCAGTTCTCCGGAGAATGTCTCAGCTGCAGTTTCCTCCCAGATTCCGGTCATAGAACCAGAGCCAGAGCTCATAGTAAACCCCTGGGACATTGTTTTGTGTACTTCAGGAACCCTCATCTCCTGCGAAAATGCCATTGTGGTCCTTATAATTTTCCATAATCCCAGCCTGCGTGCACCCATGTTTCTCCTGATAGGCAGTCTGGCACTCGCAGACCTATTGGCAGGGATTGGATTGatcatcaattttatttttgcctaCCTGCTTCAGTCAGAAGCCACCAAGCTGGTCACGATAGGACTGATTGTCGCCTCTTTCTCAGCCTCTGTCTGCAGCTTGCTGGCTATCACTGTCGATCGTTACCTCTCGCTGTATTATGCTCTGACTTACAATTCCGAAAGGACTGTCACATTTACCTATGTCATGCTTATAATGCTCTGGGGAGCCTCTATCTGTCTCGGACTGCTGCCTGTCATGGGCTGGAACTGCCTCAAAGACGAATCCACTTGCAGTGTGATCAGACCTCTCACTAAGAATAATGCCGCTAtcctttctgtctccttcctgcTCATGTTCGCTCTCATGCTCCAGCTATACATACAGATCTGTAAGATCGTGATGAGGCACGCCCATCAGATTGCCTTGCAGCACCATTTCCTGGCCACATCGCACTATGTGACCACCCGGAAAGGAGTCTCTACCCTGGCTATCATTTTGGGGACCTTTGCCGCTTGCTGGATGCCTTTCACCCTCTATTCTTTGATAGCAGATTATACCTATCCCTCTATATACACGTATGCTACCCTCCTTCCAGCTACCTACAATTCCATCATCAACCCTGTGATATATGCCTTCCGAAATCAAGAAATACAGAAAGCTCTCTGGCTTATTTGCTGCGGCTGCATCCCTTCCAACCTCTCCCAGAGAGCCAGGTCGCCCAGCGATGTGTGA